In a genomic window of Punica granatum isolate Tunisia-2019 chromosome 6, ASM765513v2, whole genome shotgun sequence:
- the LOC116212313 gene encoding uncharacterized protein LOC116212313 — translation MRTNESDCCHINIYHPHLTDFADHFGPVSNIKIQALKQLPAPTSSRSQDDSSSSSSMNGKEAKHSQEDEQSSPLYPHCSSGVSPDSGTGRNSSWNGSLSLTEYKVYKNDGLADASTQTKDNVRSSKTRETCTRGVSTDDGSLDNEGGEASQSKASAVKENSEVRSESVSPQPTSSSASSSGGKNETLESLIRADASKMNSFRILKGGDVRMPADARLKATNMLMQLISCGSISVKDNSFGLTNNVCLSE, via the exons atgCGCACTAATGAATCAGAT TGTTGTCATATTAACATCTATCATCCGCATTTAACCGATTTTGCAGATCATTTCGGTCCGGTATCGAACATCAAAATACAGGCCTTGAAACAATTGCCTGCACCAACATCTTCTAGAAGCCAAGATGATTCGTCATCATCTTCTAGCATGAATGGAAAGGAAGCTAAGCATTCGCAAGAGGACGAACAGTCTTCTCCTCTCTATCCCCACTGTTCCTCGGGTGTGTCGCCGGATTCTGGAACTGGAAGGAATTCTTCCTGGAATGGTTCTTTGAGCTTGACCGAATACAAAGTGTACAAGAATGACGGATTAGCCGATGCTTCTACGCAAACCAAAGATAATGTAAGAAGCAGTAAAACTCGAGAAACTTGTACTAGGGGAGTCTCAACAGATGATGGTTCATTAGACAATGAGGGTGGCGAAGCCAGTCAAAGTAAGGCCTCGGCAGTGAAGGAGAACTCAGAGGTTCGGAGTGAGTCTGTTTCACCACAACCAACATCCTCAAGTGCTTCGTCTTCTGGTGGAAAGAATGAAACTCTGGAATCATTGATCAGAGCTGATGCTAGCAAGATGAACAGTTTTAGAATTCTCAAAGGGGGAGATGTCAGAATGCCGGCCGATGCCAGGCTCAAAGCTACTAATATGCTGATGCAATTAATCTCATGTGGGTCAATATCAGTGAAAGACAACAGTTTTGGCCTGACAAATAATGTTTGTTTATCAGAATGA